The Streptomyces sp. TLI_105 DNA segment GGGACCGGCCGCGCTCTACGTCACGGCGGGGGAGGCGCGGCGGCTCGCCGGGCACCCCGGGGCCGTCGACGCCGTCGGAGTCCTCGCCGAGCCCGGCGTGCCCGTGGACACCCTCCACGCGCGCGTACGGGCAGCCCTGGACGCCGCCGGACTCAAGGACACCGCCGCGGGACAGCCGCTCCGGGCGCTGACCGGGAACGGCCGGGGCGGCGTCGAGCACCTCGGTGCGCCGCCCGCGCGCACGGAGCTCCTCCAGCTCCTCGCGGCCGTCTCCGGGACCGTCGTCCTGGTCGCCGTCCTCGTCCTCGCCTCGCTCGTCGCGCAGGCCCTCCAGCAGCGCGCCGCCGAGCGGGAGCTGCTGCTCTCGATCGGCGCGACGTCCCGTCAGGTGCGGGGTGCGGCAGGCCGGGAGGCGGCCCGGGTGGCGGGGGCGGCGGCGCTGCTCGGCGCGCTCGCGTCCGTACCGGTGTTCCTGACGCTGTGGTCGGCGCTGCGGGCCCGTACCGGAGTCGTGCCGGAAGGACTCGAACTCCCCACCCCGCCGTGGCTGTTCGCCGCCGTCCTCGTCGCCGCCGCCCTCGTGGTGGGCGTCACCCGGCTCGTGGTCCTCTTCGCGGCCCGCCGGCCGGGGCGCCCGGGGAAGGGCGGCGCCCGCCGTGTCGCCGGGCTCGTGCTGCTCCTGCTCGGCGTGGGCTCGGCCGGTGCGGCCACGGTCCAGGGCGGTGACGCGGCCGCCGCGGCCGCGGGGGCGGCCACGGTGACGCTGGTCGCCGGGTGCGCGCTGCTCGGGCCGTGGATCGCGCGGGCCGCCATGACGGTCCTGGACAGGCCGCTCCGGTGGTTCGGCGGCGCGCCCGGGCGGCTCACCGCGGCCGGTGCCGCCGCGCACTCGCGCCGGCTCGGGGCCGCGCTCGTCCCCGTCGTCCTCGTCACCTCCTTCGCCCTCGTGCAGCTCTCGGCCGGCGCCACCATGGAGCGGGCCGCCGCCGCGCAGGCGCGGGCCGCGACCACCGCCGGCCTCGCCTTCTCCGGCACCACGGCGGAGCGGGTGCGCGAGCTCCCGGGGGTGGAGACGGCCACGGACGTGCTGCGTTCGACCGTGGTCCTGGCCCGCACGGAGGCCGGAACGCCGCGTCTGGACCGGCTCCCGGTCCTCGGCGTGGACGCCGACGGACTTGCGGGCACGCTCGACCCCGGCGTCGTCGCGGGCGACCTGGCCGGACTCGCCGCCGCGGGCACGGTCGCGGTCGGCGCGGACATGGCCGACTCCCTCGGTGCGAAGCCCGGTTCCACGGTGGAGCTGCGGCTCGGCGACGGGACGCCGAAGCGGCTGCGGGTGGTCGCGGTGTACGAACGCTCGCTCGCCCTGGGCGAGTTCCTCCTGCCGAAGGGCGAACTGGCCCCGCACATGAGCGATCCGTACCCCGCGCGCGTACTGGCGGCGGGACCCGCGGGCGCCTCCCCCGTCGCACCCGAGTCGGTGACGCTGCCCGGGGCCGAGCTGAACGGGATCGTCTCCGGCGGGATCGTCGCGGCGATCGGCGGACTCACGGTCCTCTCCGTCCTGAGCACCCTCGCCCTGATCGGGGCAGGGCGGCGCGGCGAACTGGGGCTGCTCCGCCAGGTCGGCGCCTCGGCGGGTCAGCTGCGCCGGATGCTCGGCCTGGAGGCGGGGTTCCTGACCGCGACGGGCCTCCTCGTCGGGCTCGTGGTGGGCGCGCTGCCGCTGATCGCCTTCGCCTGGGCGCTCACCGGCGGCCTGCCGTACCTGCCGCCCGCACAGGCGGGCGCGATCGCGGGCGTCGTCCTCGTCACGGTCGTCGCGGGCGTCTTCCTGCCGGTCTCCCGGACGGCTTCCGGGCGTTGAAGCGGGCCTGGACGTGGAAGGGGGCCCGTCCTAGGCGTTGAGGTACGCGAGGACGGCGAGGACCCGGCGGTGGCCGCCGCTGTCGCTCGGCGGCAGGCCGAGCTTCAGGAAGACGTTCCCGATGTGCTTGTGCACGGCCCGCTCGGTGACCACCATCGAGCGGGCGATCGTGCCGTTGTCGTGGCCCTGCGCCATCAGCTCCAGGACCTCGCGCTCGCGGGGCGTGAGGGAGTCCAGCGGGTCGTCGCGGCGACGGGCCATCAGTTCGGTGACGACCTCCGGGTCCAGGGCCGTACCGCCGGCCGCGACCCGTTCCAGGGCGTCCAGGAACTCGTCGACGCGGCCCACCCGGTCCTTCAGGAGATAGCCGACGCCCCGCGCGCCACCGCCCAGGAGTTCGGCCGCGTACGTCTCCTCCACGTACTGCGAGAGCACGAGCACGGGCAGCTCCGGGAGCCGCTCGCGGGCCGCGAGCGCCGCCCGCAGCCCCTCGTCGCGGAAGCCGGGCGGCAGCCGCACGTCGAGGACGGCCACGTCCGGCCGGTGCTCCAGGAGCAGCGGCAGGATCTCGGGTCCGGTGGCCGCGACCCCCGCGACCTCGTGGCCGGACGAGGTCAGCAGCAGCACCAGGCCCTCCCTGAGGAGGGCATTGTCCTCGGCGATCACCACACGCACGGAAGCTCCACTTCGATCACGGTCGGGCCCCCCACGGGGCTGGTCAACCGTACGGTGCCGTCGAGCGCGGCGACCCGGCGCCGCATGCCCGTCAGGCCGGAGCCGCCGCTCTCGCCCGCCTCGGCCCCGCCGCGCCCCTCGTCCCGCACGCGCACGCGTAGGGCGGCCGGTTCACGGGCCAGGGAGACGGAGGCGCGGTCGGCACCGCTGTGCTTGGCGGCGTTCGTGAGCGCCTCGGCGACCACGAAGTACGCGGCGGCCTCGACGGCGGCCGGGGCGCGGGGGCCGTCCTGGTCGTGATCGCCGAGGCCGGCCACCGAGACCGCCGCCTCCAGACCGCTGCTCGCGGCGAGGGCCCGTACCGCTCCGGTCAGGCCGCGGTCGGTGAGGATCGGCGGGTGGATGCCGCGCACCACGTGCCGCAGCTCTGCCAGCGCCTCCTCGGCCTGCGTCTGGGCGTCGTCCAGGAGCCTCCGCGCGGTCGCGGGATCGGAGCCGTACGCGCGCCGGGCGAGCCCGATGCGCATGGACAGCGCCACCAGACGGGCCTGCGCGCCGTCGTGGAGGTCGCGCTCGATCCGGCGCAGCTCGGCGCCGTGCGCGGCGATCGCGCCCGCCCGGGTGGCCGTGAGCTGCTCGATCCGGGCGGCGAGGGCGGCGTCCCGGGCCGCCGACGGGCTGGGCGTGAGCAGCGTGCGCGACCAGTCCGCCGCCAGGCCGGCGAGCCGTCCGATCAGCGGCAGGGCCACCGGCCGCCGTCCCGCGAGCCCGGCCCCCACGCCGTCGACCAGCAGCGCGGGGACCCAGAGGAGCAGCGAGAGGTACCAGAGCACCAGGCCGTAGAGCAGCTGCGCGGCGGCCCAGACCAGGTCCTGCCGGGTGCCCGGGTCGCCGACCGCGGTCCGCACGCGCGCGGGGAGGGGGCCTTCGAGCGGCAGGTACGCCTCGGGGACGGGCGTCCCGGCCCACGCGGCCGTACGGCGCCGCTCCCAGCCGGCGAGGCGGCGCAGCAACAGCACGCTCTCGGGGAGCACGCCGGCGCCGATGACCGTGAGGGTGACGACGGAGGTGAAGAGGGCGACGCCCACCATCAGGTAGCAGAGGAGGGAGAGCGCGGCCCCGACCGTGAGGTGGAGACACGCCCGGGCCGCTTCCTTGATCGCCTCACGCATGGAGCCAGGGTAGGCGGCGGCTCCGGGGGAGACGGTGGAGCGGGCTACACCATCGCT contains these protein-coding regions:
- a CDS encoding ABC transporter permease: MSRLGNPAVRLLAARSLRAHRKAWAAVFAAVAVTTALLGALALALGSTGLGHARVERYAAAPVVVAGDQEVRWTATPWGSEPRTETAGLTERVRVPEAAVAVLRAVPGVREAVPDDTFVVRERGAAAAPGAGTGARNGNGTEIGVRPAGDARTGTDTGTRAYPGRSWEAARLAPYRLIDGREPRQTGETTVGAGLGAAVGDTVAGRRVVGVAEGPAALYVTAGEARRLAGHPGAVDAVGVLAEPGVPVDTLHARVRAALDAAGLKDTAAGQPLRALTGNGRGGVEHLGAPPARTELLQLLAAVSGTVVLVAVLVLASLVAQALQQRAAERELLLSIGATSRQVRGAAGREAARVAGAAALLGALASVPVFLTLWSALRARTGVVPEGLELPTPPWLFAAVLVAAALVVGVTRLVVLFAARRPGRPGKGGARRVAGLVLLLLGVGSAGAATVQGGDAAAAAAGAATVTLVAGCALLGPWIARAAMTVLDRPLRWFGGAPGRLTAAGAAAHSRRLGAALVPVVLVTSFALVQLSAGATMERAAAAQARAATTAGLAFSGTTAERVRELPGVETATDVLRSTVVLARTEAGTPRLDRLPVLGVDADGLAGTLDPGVVAGDLAGLAAAGTVAVGADMADSLGAKPGSTVELRLGDGTPKRLRVVAVYERSLALGEFLLPKGELAPHMSDPYPARVLAAGPAGASPVAPESVTLPGAELNGIVSGGIVAAIGGLTVLSVLSTLALIGAGRRGELGLLRQVGASAGQLRRMLGLEAGFLTATGLLVGLVVGALPLIAFAWALTGGLPYLPPAQAGAIAGVVLVTVVAGVFLPVSRTASGR
- a CDS encoding response regulator transcription factor codes for the protein MRVVIAEDNALLREGLVLLLTSSGHEVAGVAATGPEILPLLLEHRPDVAVLDVRLPPGFRDEGLRAALAARERLPELPVLVLSQYVEETYAAELLGGGARGVGYLLKDRVGRVDEFLDALERVAAGGTALDPEVVTELMARRRDDPLDSLTPREREVLELMAQGHDNGTIARSMVVTERAVHKHIGNVFLKLGLPPSDSGGHRRVLAVLAYLNA
- a CDS encoding histidine kinase → MREAIKEAARACLHLTVGAALSLLCYLMVGVALFTSVVTLTVIGAGVLPESVLLLRRLAGWERRRTAAWAGTPVPEAYLPLEGPLPARVRTAVGDPGTRQDLVWAAAQLLYGLVLWYLSLLLWVPALLVDGVGAGLAGRRPVALPLIGRLAGLAADWSRTLLTPSPSAARDAALAARIEQLTATRAGAIAAHGAELRRIERDLHDGAQARLVALSMRIGLARRAYGSDPATARRLLDDAQTQAEEALAELRHVVRGIHPPILTDRGLTGAVRALAASSGLEAAVSVAGLGDHDQDGPRAPAAVEAAAYFVVAEALTNAAKHSGADRASVSLAREPAALRVRVRDEGRGGAEAGESGGSGLTGMRRRVAALDGTVRLTSPVGGPTVIEVELPCVW